DNA sequence from the Chiloscyllium plagiosum isolate BGI_BamShark_2017 unplaced genomic scaffold, ASM401019v2 scaf_56800, whole genome shotgun sequence genome:
GGCTCCATCCTGCAGGCCCCTCATCCTTGGCCCACTCCTGGCCTCTCCCCTTGGCCCCTGGGAGCTAGGCCTCAGGCTCCATCCTGCAGGCCCCTCACGCTTGGCCCGCACCCGGCCTCTACCCTTGGCCCCCGGGAGCTAGGCCTTGGGCTTCAGCCTCCATTCCTCACACCCTTGGCCCACCCCCGGCCTCTCCCCTTGTCCCCCGGGAGCTAGGCCTCGGGCTTCAGCCTCCATTCATCACGCCCTTGGCCCACTCCCGGCCTCTCCCCTTGTCCCCCGGGAACTAGACCTCAGGCTTTAGCCTCCATTCCTCACGCCATTGGCCCGCTCCAGGCCTCTCGCCTTGTCCCCCGGGAGCTAGGCCTCAGGCTCCATCCTGCAGGCCCCTCATGCTTGGCCCGTCCCCGGCCTCTCCACTTGTCCCCCGGGAGCTAGGCCTCAGGCTTCACACTCCATTCCTCGCGCCCTTGGCCCACTCCCGGCCTCTCCCCTTGTCCCCCGGGAGCTAGGCCTCAGGCTTCACACTCCATTCCTCACGCCCTTGGCCCACTCCCGGCCTCTCCCCTTGTCCCCCAGGAGCTAGGCCTCAGGCTTCACACTCCATTCCTCACGTCCTTGGCCCACTCCCGGCCTCTCCCCTTGTCCCCCGGGAGCTAGGCCTCGGGCTTCAGCCTCCATTCCTCACGCCCTTGGCCCACTCCCGGCCTCTCCCCTTGGCCCCCGGGAGCTAGGCCTCAGGCATCAGCCTCCATTCCTCACGCCCTTGGCCCGCTCCAGGCCTCTCCCATTGTCCCCCGGGAGCTAGGCCTCAGGCTTCAGCCTCCATTCCTCACGCCCTTGGCCCACTCCCGGCCTCTCCCCTTGGCCCCCGGGAGCTAGGCCTCAGGCCTCAGCCTCCATTCCTCACGCCCTTGGCCCGCTCCAGGCCTCTCCCCTTGTCCCCCAGGAGCTAAGCCTCAGGCTTCAGCCTCCATTCCTCATGCCCTTGGCCCACTCCCGGCTTCTCCCCTTGGCCCCCGGGAGCTAGGTCTCAGGCTTCAGCCTCCATTCCTCACGCCCTTGGCCCACTCCCGGCCTCTCCCCTTGGCCCCGGGGAGCTAGGCCTCAGGCTTCAGCCTCCATTCCTCACGCCCTTGGCCCACTCCCGGCCTCTCCCCTTGGCCCCAGGGAGCTAGGCCTCAGGCTTCAGCCTCCACTCCTCACGCCCTTGGCCCACTCCCGGCCTCTCCCCTTGGCCCCGGGGAGCTAGGCCTCAGGCTTCAGCCTCCATTCCTCACGCCCTTGGCCCACTCCCGGCCTCTCCCCTTGTCCCCCGGGAGCTAGGCCTCAGGCTTTAGCCTTCATTCCTCACGCCCTTGGCCCACTCCCGGCCTCTCCCCTTGTCCCCGGGGAGCTAGGCCTCAGGCTTCAGCTTCCATTCCTCACGTCCTTGGCCCACTCCCGGCCTCTCCCCTTGGCCCCCGGGAGCTAGGCCTCAGGCTTTAGCCTTCATTCCTCATGCCCTTGGCCCACTCCCGGCCTCTCCCCTTGTCCCCCGGGAGCTAGGCCTCAGGCTTCAGCCTCCATTCCTCACGCCCTTGGCCCACTCCCGGCCTCTCCCCTTGGCCCCCGGGAGCTAGGCCTCAGGCTTCAGGTGCTCCTTCAGCCTTGCCAGGTCCTCGGCGGCTCTGGCCACCCAGTGGGTGTAGTGGGCCACGATGTGGTAACCGTTAACCTTGGCCTCCCAGTGGGCCGTGCCTGAGGCCTGGCTGGAGGGTCCCTGGGCTGGGCCATCGCTCTCCTCCGCCTCCTGCTCCTGGCCGGTGCCCAGCGAGGTCAGCACATGGCCCAGGTTAGCGTCCAGCCCTTGGAGGCCGGTGATGGCGAGCTGCAGCTGCTGGTGAAGGTGGTGCCGGGTCTCGTTCAGCACCCGCTGATCGCCCAGCACGCGGCCCAGGAGGGCGGCCAGCTGGCGGCTGGCGCTGCGGTGTTGGCACAGCCGCCGGGCGGGCTCCCAGTCTTCGCCGTCAGGGCTGAGCGGGGCGGGCAGCCGTAGGTGGGGCCCTGGCATCCCCGGAGGTCCATCGCGGAAACCCTGGAGCTCCATCTGTGGGCAAGAGCGTGGGCATCAGGAGCTGGGCAAAGGGGCAAGAGCACATGGTGGGGTTGGCATCAGGAGCGGTGCCAGGGCCATTAGGAGCTGGGGAGGCTGCAGTGATGGCCCACTGAGAGAATGGGTGCCGTGTGGAGGCCTCAGTCCCATCTACTAGGCCCAAAATGGAGCCTGAGCCTAAATGTCACCGCGCTGCGGGTCAGCTTGACTCAGTCTGCATAGGCCCCCGACAGCAGCCTGGCCCAGGCCCTCCCTGCATTAAATTCACTGCCATAACTGGCTAAGCCAGCTCTAGGCCCATCCTGAGCCTACATTTCCCGACATTGTGGAGATATTGGAGGCGGGCGGCAGTGCCTGTTACCGGGAGTGACCTTGCCTCTTTGACTAAATCAACAGTAGGCCAGAGGGGTAACCCCCATCTTGGCTACTTCCATGCTGGGAGCAGGGCTATGGTCTCATTCAGTCACCGAGAGTGGGCAGTAGGCCGGAGACGAAGCCTGGCCTTATGTTGCCCTGCTTAGTGGATCAGTCCCAGACGCGCAAGTCAGTCAACCTGACAGATGAGGCCTACGGTCACGCAGTGTACCTTCAGACCAGAGCAGGAGTCTGGTCATTGCCAAGGGTGTCTGTTTTGAATCCCTACGCTCAGGGACGAGGTTGGTGATCTCGGTGGTACTCAGCCAAGGCGGGCCTTGGGACTGTCCTGTTGTGAATATGCATGTATACGGGAGCTGTCAGTCCCACATCTGCTGCAGTATAAGCAAGCACTAGGCCCGAAATGGAGCCTGCACTCC
Encoded proteins:
- the LOC122545747 gene encoding cardiotrophin-2-like isoform X1 — protein: MANTGSVSEIVERSYNLLVWLADEASSLLGLYMELQGFRDGPPGMPGPHLRLPAPLSPDGEDWEPARRLCQHRSASRQLAALLGRVLGDQRVLNETRHHLHQQLQLAITGLQGLDANLGHVLTSLGTGQEQEAEESDGPAQGPSSQASGTAHWEAKVNGYHIVAHYTHWVARAAEDLARLKEHLKPEA
- the LOC122545747 gene encoding cardiotrophin-1-like isoform X2, encoding MELQGFRDGPPGMPGPHLRLPAPLSPDGEDWEPARRLCQHRSASRQLAALLGRVLGDQRVLNETRHHLHQQLQLAITGLQGLDANLGHVLTSLGTGQEQEAEESDGPAQGPSSQASGTAHWEAKVNGYHIVAHYTHWVARAAEDLARLKEHLKPEA